The genomic DNA GGTCTCTCCGTCCGGGGTAGCTGAGGGCCTCGTGGTCTTGGTGGCGTCTCGCAGCGGCGCGGCCGCGGTGGGGGCGTCCTCGGGTTGGGGCGTCCCCCACGCGGATGGAGTGGGTGGTGCCGGGAGGAGGTCCGCGAATCGACGCACAGTTGACGGATCCCGTGGCGGTCGACCTGTGAGTTCGGTGAGGGGTACAAGGCGCAGTTTCTTGGGCGTCCGTGAGACGTCGAGAAGGTCGGGAACGTCCGGTCGTGTCGCCCGGGGCGCGTGTGTAGCCGGATCGTGTGTGGCCGACAATTTGTTGGTGAGAGCGGACATTATTTTTCTCCTGTCGTGAGCTGGGAAGCGTGACATGAAGGTGCGGTCTAGGGGATGGCGGCTGCAGTCTGTTTGCTGGGGTACTGAAGCGTGGTTCCTGCGATGAGGAGGTTGGGGTCCGGCCCGATGGTGTCGCGATTGGCGTGGTACCAGTGGGGCCACGCCTCGGCGACCTCGGCGGCCGAGGCGGAGGAGCCCAGTGCTCGGGCCGTGATCGTCCACAAGGAGTCTCCTGGCTGGACCACGATTTCTTCCGCCGACGTGCGAGCGGTGCCTCCTAGGAGCCTGTCGATCTGTTGCGCAGGGCGCGCTGGTTGCCAAGCGGGCGATGGCGGTGAAGTGCGCAATTGTTCAGGTGCTGACTCCGGAGGCTCGGTGGTGGCGGTAGAGGTCCACCCAGGTGAGATGGTCGCGGCTGCGACTGGGGTGCCGTCAGGTGGAAGGGGGTCTGCGTGCGCCACCGGGGCCGTCACGAGTGAGAGCCCTACGGCGGTGAGCGCCAGTCGCTGAATGAATTGAGGGGCCACAGCGGTGAGCCCGCGGCCGGTCCGCTGCCCGGTGAGGCGGAGTAGCAGCGCGCCGAGAAAGGCGGCCACGACGGCGAGGAGCCAGCAGCTGGCGAGGACGAGTCCCAAGGCGGCGGCGGCGAGAGCCACCACGGTTGCGACATCGTCCACCGAGCGGGGCTCGAGCCACATGGCTCCCGCAGGAACGGCCTGTTGCCACAAGTGGAGGCCGCCCGCGGCGATACCCAGCGCTAGCGCGCACGTGGACGCGGCTACTGCGCAGTCGCGGCCCCGCGGATGGGAGGGGTGGGCCCGGGACCGGCGCGAGCTGCTGGTGCCTCTGGCCGTCGGTGGGGCGGGCCGAAATCTCTGTTCTTCCTTACGGCTATGCATGATGACTTTTTACCTCGAAATGTTCAGTTTCGTGTGGTTTGGTGATTATGAGCAACATGCTTGCATTTATTTGGTGTTCTGTCCAGAGATTGCTGTGACAAGCGGCATTCTCGCGTGGTGGCCCAGCCATCTAGGGTGGTTTCATGCGGTGGGAGAACTTATTCGGTGACCTTGAGGCCCAGCTCAATAGCGAGCAGACGCGGCTGCGGCAGCTCGAAGTGCAGGAGTTGGTCAACTATGAGCGCTCCCAGACCCACCTAGCGGGGCGACTCGATGCGGCTACTGGGCATCGTCTAGACGTCGTGATCCTCGGTGGTGAGCGATTTTCCGGCGTGCTCGCCTCTTCGGGCCAGGGATGGCTGACACTCGCCGCTGGCCCAGTGGAGTATTTCCTGCTGACGGCCGCTATTCGTTCGGTGACGGGGATTGGGGCCCGCGCTACTGACGAGGGCCGCGCCCGAGTCGGCCTCAAGCTGGCCCTGCGCGCTATCGCGCGAGATCGGAGCCCAGTGCGTGTCTTTACCGTTGATGGGGCGCCAGCAGCGACCGGGACACTCGACTTCGTCGGAACGGACTTCGTGCAGTTGGCTGCCCATGACGTGGGAGACGTTCTGGGCGCGAGGGGCGCTGGCCAGCGCCTGCTGCTTCCGCTCGGATCCCTTGCTGCCATCCAGCGGGTTACCTGAGCGGGCTTATCCACAGATTAACGTCTTGGCCTACCGTGATTTCTTCCGCTCGATAGAGTGATAGTCGGTGCCTCGTCCCGTCGGGGCCCCGAGATCAAGCGAAGGGTGGAACGTGAATACCGAGACCGCAGCGAATTCCAACGATGCGCGGCGACTTCAGCGCCCTGGGTGGAGGGACCCACGGCTTCTCATCGGCCTGTTGCTCATCATCGTCTCGGTTGTCGCCGTCGTCGCGCTCGTTTCGGCCATGGATCGCACCATTTCGGTCTATGCGGCGAAGACCGAGCTCACCGTCGGGGACCCTGTGACAGCAGAGCAACTCGACGTCGTGTCGGTCCGCATTGATGGGCTCGAGGGCCATTATTTGCCTGCCGACGAAGAGCTGGATCCCGCTGCGCGCGCGGCGGCTTTTGTTCCGGCGGGCGAACTCGTCCCGCGGCGCGCCCTCGAAGGGATCGAAGCCCAGGGGCGCAAGCCGGTAGCAGTTCCGATTGCCGGAACGGTTGCCGATGCCATCACTGCGGGGGCCTACGTCGATGTCTGGGCCGCGCAGCCACACGATTCCGGCAGCGGATACGGTGAACCCACCAAGATCCTGTCCGGACTCGAGGTGGCAGCTGTTGAACCAGTGGAGACGGGGTTCGGCGGGACGTCGGGGACGACCTTGGAGCTGTTGGTCACCGATGAGGACCTCCCTGCCCTCCTCGGGGCACTCGCCGCTGATGCCAAGATGACGGTGATCTACGCTCCGGCGGGAGCTAACCAATGAGCGCATCCGTCGTGGTGTGGGCCGACACCATCGGCATGAGCGACGGTATCGAAGCGTTGCGCTCCTCGGTCACCATCGCCCGTCAATGTGACGATCTCCTAGAGACCATCGCACTCGTCGAATCAGGCTTGGCCGATGCCGCAGTCTTGGCCGGGCCCTCGCCGGATGTGGACGCGCACGTCATTGATGGCTTGCGAGAGCGCGGAGCCGCCGTGCTCGTGCTCGTGGACGATGCCGCCGAGCGCCGGAGGCTCGAGGAACTTGGTGCCGTGTGCGAGTCGGCGATGTCGACGCCGCAGGCCATTGCTGACCTTCTCGAGTTGACCCTCGCTGCGTTACCGCGGCACCAACCAACCGCGGTGCCCGCGGTCGACCATCCGACGCATCCACCAGAACCGTCAGCCACGCGAGGGCAAGTGGTGGCTGTTTGGGGTCCGGTGGGCTCCCCAGGACGCACCACGGTCGCCGTCAATTACGCGGTCGAGTCAGCGCTCGCCGGGGCGCGCGTGGCACTTCTTGACGCTGACACGTACGGGGCCAGCGTTTCGGCCTATCTAGGTCTGATGGAGGAATCGGCAGGTATGGCCCAACTGTGCCGCCTCTCTGACCAAGGCGTCTTGGATCGGTCAGGCTACGAGCGTGCTTGTCCGCTGCTGCACGTCTCCGGGGTGCGGCTACGAGTTGCGACGGGACTGCCGCGGCCGCACCGTTGGCCGGAATTGCGTAAAGCCTCGCTCGAACGAGTGCTTGACTACCTGCGGACGGTGGTGGATCTCGTGGTGATTGACGTGGCAGCACCGCTGGAACTGGACGAAGAACTGTCTTTCGACACGGCGGCGCCGCAACGTAATGCCGCGAGCGCCGTCGTCGTCGAACAGGCGGACGAGGTCATCGCGGTGGGACAAGCCGACGCGATCGGCGTGCCTCGTCTCATCAAGGCGCTAGAGCAATTGGAGGAGGTGTCTCCCGGATCCGTTCCCCGGGTGGTTTTCAATAAGGTGCGGCGTGAGAGCGTGGGGACGCATCCTGAGCGCCAATTGCGGCAGACGTGGGACAGATTCGGTCCGGCCGCACCTATTCGGGGTTACTTGCCGTGGGAACCAGAGACGACCGCGGAGGCGTTGCTGGCCGGTACGGCCTTAGCCGAGTGTGCTCCCAACAGCTCACTCCGGATCGCGATCGCCCAACTGGCGGGTCATGATGTGGTGCCTCGTAGATCTCTCTTTGCACCGCGCCGTGGAGCTAGGGTGACCGGGAGCTAAACCGGCGATAGTGTGGGGCTTACCATGCCGCGATGGTGCGGCAGAAAACCTTTACATGGAGGCCTTCATTATGTCGACGGGGTCCAGCATGGCCGAACGGTTCATCGCTGACACGCTTACATCCTCGTTCATCGAGTCCTACTACGGACACCTTGCCGAGGAAGACGCCGCAAGTTACGACGAGGCCGATCTGCATCGGCGCGTTGAGCACCACCTTGAACTCGGATACCAGCGGCAAGAGGCCCAATCCCTCGTGACAACCCGCACTGAAGAAGGGCGCACGGTGATCTATGTGGTCACCGACGACAAGCCGTTCCTGGTTGATTCGGTCGTCTCTGAAGTTGTCCGGCAACAGCACGCGATCACCCTCGTGACACATCCCACGTTCATCGTTCAGCGCAAGGAAGCGACGGGCGAGCTGACGAAGGTGGATCCGATCGCGACCTCGGCACCAATCTCCAGTGGGGACACGGCCACCCTTCCGAGCATGAGCCATTTTCTGCGCGATGCAGACGCCAACACCAAGATCGAGTCGTGGATCGCCGTCCAACTGGGGTCCGAGAAGAACGACGACGCGACCGAAGCCCTCGTCGAAGGCATCGGAGCCGCGCTCGAGGACGTGCGGGTCTCCGTTGACGACTGGCAGTTGATGCGGAACAAAGTTCAGGAAATTGTGGCCGAGTTGGAGGCGCAGCGCAGCCGGATCAATGTGGACGGCCTTGGCGAGGCCGCGGAGCTACTGCGTTGGCTGGACAACGGACACTTCACCTTCCTGGGGTATCGCGAATATTCGCTGACGCAGTCCGAGGGGCAGGACGCCCTCGAAATTTCTGTCGACAGCAGCCTCGGGCTGATGCGTCGAAACATCCCAACGTCGCGCATCCAACAGCTCAACGCCTTGAGTCGCGAGCATGCGAGGGAGCGCTCGCCACTCGTGATCACGAAAGCCAACCGCCGCTCCCGAGTCGACCGGAGCGTCTACCTCGACTACATCGGCGTCAAATCATTTGATGACCAAGGCAATGTCACGGGGGAGCGTCGCTTCATCGGGCTTTTCTCGTCGAACGCCTACATCCGATCCGTGCGTGAAATTCCCGTGGTACGGCGCAAGGTCGAAGAGGTACGTACCCGCGCGGGGTTCTCGGAAACGTCCCACTCCGGCAAAGACCTCGTGACGATCCTCGAGTCGTATCCTCGCGACGAGTTGTTCCAGATCGGAACAGACGATCTCTACGAGACCGTCATGGGCATCCTCCGGCTGCAAGAGCGGCGCGTGACCCGCGTTTTCCTCCGGCCCGATACGTACGGCCGGTTTATGTCGGCGCTGGTATTCGTGCCCCGTGATCGGTACACGACGAACGTTCGACGCCGCATTGAGGCGGAGCTGAAGGACACCTTCCATTCGGAATCCCTCGACTTCGAGGTGCACATGAGCGAGTCCTCGCTCGTGCGTGTCTTCTTCCGGATCCGTCTGACGGGTGGCGGCGAGGTCCCATCAGTCGACCGGCGTGAGCTCGAAGGCAGGTTGGTCCGGGCCGTTCGCTCATGGCCAGAGGCCGTAGCCCAAGTGATCGGTGAGCAGCAACCGGACACGGCCAAGGAACTGACCGCGCTCTGGGCAGACGCTTTCCCGCCTGATTATCGGGTGGCTTTTGAAGTCGAAGACGCGCTGGATGACATCGCTGAATTCACTCTTCTCGAATCCGCGAATCACGAGGGACCCGTCGTACGGATCCGTCCGGCGGTGGATGACGAATTGGAGCGTGGTCTGAGCGCGCGCCTTAAAATCTACGTCGATTCAACAATGTCCCTCAGTACCATCCTTCCGGTGCTCACGAATCAGGGACTGGAAGTCATTGACGAGACCCCCTATGTGATTCGTCGAGGTGACGGTGTAGAACTTCACCTGTATGTCTTCGGCCTGCGCTTTCCGGAGGGCCGTGAAACAGAGAACGCGTATGAACTGCTCGCCGAGGCTTACCGCGCCGTGGCCCTCGGGGACGCGGAGAGCGACACCTTTGACCGGCTGATCCTGGCCCAGGGGATGACCTGGCGTCAGGTGACGATCCTGCGCGCCTATGCCAAGTACCTACGCCAACTCGGGAACTCGAATTCCTACGAGTTCATGGGCGACACCTTGCTGGCCAACCCCGTCGTGGCCCAAGCACTCGTGGATCTCTTTGAGGCCACGTTTGCTCCAGACCTGGGTGATTCCTCGCGTGATGCCGCCGTCGGAGAGGCGCGAGAGACGCTCGGCAGCGGTCTTGACCAAGTCGCCACCTTGGACGCGGACCGTCTACTGCGGCGCTTCGAAAACGTGATCTCCGCGACCCTGCGCACGAATTACTTTGCCAAGGGTGTGGATGCCTTGGCCTTCAAGCTCAGTCCAGGTGAGATCGACGGGGCGCCCTACCCGCGTCCGCAGTTCGAGATCTGGGTCTACTCGCCCCGCGTCGAGGGTGTCCACTTGCGCTTCGGCGCTGTTGCTCGTGGCGGTCTTCGCTGGTCGGACCGCAGGGAAGACTTCCGGACCGAGGTGTTGGGCCTCGTCAAGGCTCAGGTCACCAAGAACGCTGTGATTGTCCCCGATGGCGCCAAGGGTGGGTTCTACGCCAAGCAGCTTCCGGACCCGGCCGTCGATCGCGGCGCTTGGTTCGAGGCCGGTCAGTCTGCCTACCGAATTTTCATTCGGTCGCTGCTGTCGGTCACGGATAACTTGGACATCGCAGAGGACGGATCGCAGACGGTGATCCCACCTGACAACGTGGTGCGGCTCGACGGCGATGACACCTACCTGGTGGTCGCTGCGGACAAGGGGACCGCGACCTTCTCCGACACCGCAAACCAGATTTCTGAAGAGATGGGCCACTGGCTCGGCGATGCCTTCGCTTCGGGTGGATCGGTGGGTTATGACCACAAGGCCATGGGTATTACCGCCCGTGGAGCCTGGGAATCGGTGAAGAGCCACTTCAAACAGCTGGATCACGACACCCAGAGCCAAGATTTTACTGTGGTCGGCGTGGGTGACATGAGTGGAGATGTCTTTGGCAATGGCATGCTGCTGTCGCGACATATTCGCCTCGTGGCCGCTTTCGACCACCGCCATATCTTCCTCGATCCAAGTCCCGACGCTGCGGCGTCGTACGCCGAACGCCAGCGCCTCTTTGACCTGCCACGGTCGAGTTGGGCTGATTATGACGAATCCCTCCTCAGCGAGGGAGGCGGCATCTACCCGAGGCATTCGAAGACCATTCCCATTTCGGCTGAGGTGTGTCAGGCGCTCGGGCTTGAGCCCGGCACGAAGACGCTGACTCCTCCTGAGTTGCTGCGCGCCATCCTGCAAGCGCCCGTGGACCTGTTCTATAACGGTGGCATTGGCACGTACATCAAGTCCGAGGCGGAGACGCACGCCGACGTGGGGGATCGTGCCAACGATGCCATCCGCATTAACGGCTCAGAGGTCCGGGCGCGCGTGATCGGCGAAGGCGGCAATCTGGGCCTCACCCAACTCGGACGAGTCGAAGCCGCCCTCAAGGGGGTCCTGCTCAATACCGATGCCATCGATAATTCGGCGGGTGTTGATTGTTCGGATCACGAGGTCAATATTAAGATCCTCGTCGATCGGCTCGTGGCACGCGGTCGTCTGGACGCAGCTGACCGCGCGGACTTCCTCGAGTCGATGACCGAGGAAGTCGGTCAACTGGTGTTGCAGACGAACATCGAGCAGAACATCATGCTGATCAACGATCAGCAGCGTCTGGGATCCTGGAACTCGAGCTTTGAGCGCCTCATGGACTGGCTCGAGCAGCACGCCGGACTGGATCGCGAGATTGAGTTCCTTCCGTCGCAAGCGGAGCTCGAGCAGCGCCGCTCCGAGGGCCAATTCCTGACCGCGCCGGAGCTGTCCGTCTTGGCGGCATATGCCAAGATTCAGCTCACTGCTGCGTTGACCAAGGCCCGGATCGCTGATGACTCGTACTTCGATCAGACCTTAGTGGAATACTTCCCCACCAAGCTGCGGGAGCGTTTCGGCGAGGACATTCAGACCCACCCCCTCAAGCAGGAAATTGTGGCGATGGTGGTCGCCAACAACATTGTCAATGAAGGCGGAATTACCTACGCGTTCCGGGTGATGGAGGAGACTGGGGCGACGGAACTCGATGTGGCCCGCGCGTTCGTGGCGCTCCAAGAGATCTACGAGTTCCACCGGATTCTTGACGACGTGCACCAGCTGCCTGTGTCGTTCTCGACCGAGCAATGGAGCCAGTTCCAACTCGATACGCGGCGCATGCTGGATCGCACGACGCGCTGGTTCTTGGCCCACGTGTCTGACCAGCCCATCGCCGAATCGATCGATACGCTCCGTCCGGCGGTCCAGCACTTGTCCGGCAAGATGCAGTCGTTGCTGGGTGAGAACGACGCCGGACGGGTCGCGACTCGTTACGAAGACGCTCGTCAGTGGGAGGTTGGGGCCAACCTCGCCAAGCGCTGGTCGGAGCAGTTCGAGACCTTCCCGCTGCTGGACATCGCTCAGACCGCTCAGGAAACCGGGCTGGACGCGGACGAACTCGCGCAGGTTTACTACACGGTCTACGAGCGCTTCCAGATTGACGAGCTGCTTGAACGCATCACGAGCCTGCCACGCGATGACCGTTGGCAGTCGTTGGCCCGCGCGGGTCTCCGCGACGACGTCTATACGACCGCCTTGGACATCGCCGAATCGGCGCTGCAGGGGAGCGAGGCCGGAACCCCGGAGGAGAAGGTGGACGCATGGGAGGCCCGCCAGGAACACAGCCTCAAGCGAGTCCGCCAAGTGTTCGATGAGGTCAACCGTCAAGAACGGGACGATATGGCATCGCTCTCGGTAGCCTTGCGACTGTTGCGTTCTATCGTGCGGAGGTAAATTGGCGATCATTACGGAGGCCATCCGGCCCTATGCCGACTTTGGGCCCGGGGATGAGGACTGGCTGCATCTCCTCGTGGGGGATTGGCAGCTGGTCTCTGATCTCGCCTTTGCGGATTTGGTGCTCTGGCACCCGGGGCCGGATGGCTCGTACATTGCGCTAGCGCATGTTCGCCCCTCAACGAGCCACACGGTGTTCCATACCGACTTCGTCGGTGAGCGCATCCGTAAGGACCTCAAGTCCTTGGTGGACCGAGCATGGCGTACTGGTGAGCTTCAAGAAGCCACCGGGGACGGATCGATGCATATCGAGGCCGTGCCGCTGCGCCGGTCCGGGCGTACCTTAGCCGTCGTGACGAGCCATATTGATCTCGGCGGTTCGCGGCTACCATCGCGTTTGGAGATCACGTACCGCCAGTGTGCGCGCGACATCCTCGCCATGTGCCACCAGGGCATCTGGCCCGACTTTGCTTCGCCGACCGGGTCCCGCCGAGGCGCGCCGCGCGTCGGCGACGGGATGATCCGGCTGGATGCCGATGGTGTCGTTGAGTACGCGAGCCCTAATGGCGTTTCTGCGTTTCGGCGGCTCGGTGGGAGCGACAGTCTCGAGGGCCGCTCTTTGCCCGAACTGGCGTCGTCCCTGTTGCGCGTCCGGCGGATGTCCGACGAGGCGCTACCGCTGGTACTTTCGGGCAAGATGCCTTGGCGCACAGAGATGACCGCGCATGGTGTCACTCTGTCACTGCGAGCGATTCCATTGCGGGATGGAGCTACTCGGTACGGAGCGGTGCTGCTGTGCCGTGACGTCACCGAACTGCGGCGCCGCGAGATGGAACTCGTGACCAAGGACGCCACCATTCGGGAGATTCATCACCGGGTGAAGAATAATCTGCAGACGGTGGCTGCCCTCCTGCGGATGCAGTCGCGGCGGATGAAATCTGAGGAGGGCAAGGCCGGCCTCGATCAAGCGATGCGCCGTGTGGCGACGATCGCGCTGGTCCATGAAACCCTGTCTCAAGGGCTGACGCAAAACGTTGAGTTCGACGAGCTCATTGACCGTCAGTTCAGGCTGGCGGCCGAAGTCGCCTCTCCCGGTCAAGTGGTCCATACGGAGCGCACGGGGACCTTCGGCGCGTTGCTCAGCGAGATCGCGACGCCGTTGTCTCTGGTGATCAATGAATTGGTGGCCAATGCCGTTGAGCACGGCCTCGGGGAGCGGGATGGGACGGTCAGCCTGGACGCGGATCGCGTTCGGGACGACTCTGGTCGAGAAATGCTGCAGGTCAGTATCACCGACGACGGCGTGGGCATCACCGAGGAGCCCGGCGAGAGTGGCTTGGGGCTGCAAATTGTGAGGACCCTGGTGACGAGCGAGTTGGGGGGCGAAATCCGGTGGGAACCACGCCAGAGTTCGGGCACCCGCGTGATTGTGACGCTCCCCGTGGACCCGACGGCGTAGCTCGCCTCACCGCGACGTCGGTGCACGAACGGCGATGGGCCGGCCCCCAAGGGGCCGGCCCATCGCCGTTTTTGTGCTTTTCAGTGAGTTCCGTCGGTTTAGCGGAAGCTGCGCTGATGAGCCAGGACGGACTGAACGTAGTGCTTGGTGTCGCTGTACATACCGTTGCGGCGCACGGACCCTTGACCCTGGTAGTAGGAGGCGATGCCTTCCTCGACGTTCTTCGACGTCTTCTGCAGCGCCGCGATGATGGCCACGCCGGCCGTCACGTTGTCCCGCGGGTCGAGCAGATTGAGCTGACGGCCGACGAGCTGGGAGGCCCATTCGCCGGAGGACGGGATGACCTGCATGGCGCCAATAGCATTGGCGGGGGAGACGGCGTCGGCGTTAAAGCCAGATTCCTGATACGCGTGGGCTAGCGCCAGCGAGGGGTCCACGCCAAACTGACGAGCCGTCGCCGAAATCAAGCTGCGCATCTCCGATTGACTGGGTAGATTCCGCGACAGCAGGATGCGCTTGTTCTCGTTCGCGCTGCGAACGGTATCTTCCGGGTACGTGTAGTGCAGGAACGTGGACGGGACGAGCTGATCGCCGGCCGCCGAGACCGTGCCACCTCCCGGGATGGTCACCTTCTGACCCGGGTGGATCACGGACGTCTTCGAGAGCTGGTTGGCCTGGAGCAACTTGCTCAGGCTGACGCTGTGCTGTCCCGCGATGCCGGAGAGGGTGTCGCCGGACTTCACGGTGTAGCTCGAGGTCGTCTTCGTGGACGTGCTGGTTGAGGACGTCGACGCCGTGGATGTGGAGGTACTGCTGCCGGACAGGCGGAGCTTTTGTCCCGGGTAGATGATGGCCGAGGAGGAGAGGCTGTTGAGCTTCAGGAGTGTGGAGAGGCCCATGTCGTTGCGGGCCGCGATGCCGGAGAGGGTGTCGCCGGACTTCACGGTGTAGCTCGAGGTCGTCTTCGTGGACGTGCTGGTTGAGGACGTCGACGCCGTGGATGTGGAGGTACTGCTGCCGGACAGGCGGAGCTTTTGTCCCGGGTAGATGATGGCCGAGGAGGAGAGGCTGTTGAGCTTCAGGAGTGTGGAGAGGCCCATGTCGTTGCGGGCCGCGATGCCGGAGAGGGTGTCGCCGGACTTCACGGTGTAGCTCGAGGTCGTCTTCGTGGACGTGCTGGTTGAGGACGTCGACGCCGTGGATGTGGAGGTACTGCTGCCGGACAGGCGGAGCTTTTGTCCCGGGTAGATGATGGCCGAGGAGGAGAGGCTGTTGAGCTTCAGGAGTGTGGAGAGGCCCATGTCGTTGCGGGCCGCGATGCCGGAGAGGGTGTCGCCGGACTTCACGGTGTAGCTCGACGTCGTCTTCGTGGACGTGCTGGTTGAGGACGTCGACGCCGAGGAGCTCGTGGAGCTCGACCCGGAAACGGTCACTTCCTGGCCCGGGTAGATGATGGCCGACGACTTCAACTTCGGATTCAGCTTCAACAGCGTCGAGAGCGAGGTGCTGTACTTTGCGGCAATGCCATACAGGGTGTCTCCGTGCACCACGGTGTGCTTGGTGGCCTTCGAGCTGCTCTGGCCGCTCGAGCGAGAGTCGCTGGAGGAATCGCCCGGAAGCGAGATCTTCTGGCCCGGGTAGATGATCGAGGACGAGGAGAGATCATTGGCCTTCAGCAAGGCGCTGAGGGAGACGCCGGCCCGGGCAGCGATGTGTGAGAGCGTGTCGCCAGACGAGACGGTCACGGAGCTGCTGGTTGGCGCGGCCGGGACGACGGCGGCAATCCGCGAGGGCAGGTGAGCAGCCACAAGGTGCGCGGCAATCTTGTTTTGGGCGGCCGTGATGTTCGACGGCGTCGCGGCCTTGGGCGCCAGCAAGTGGGCGGCGCTGGATTCGGCGGCCTCCGCGGGAGCCGCTGTGCCGAGGCCTGTCAGCATGACGGCAGGCAATGTGGCAGCGGCGACGCCGGAGACGGCGAAGCGGGTCCTCGACGCTTGGAGCGTCTGGATCGGGCGGGCGCTTGCGGCGCGGGCTTGTGACATGGGAATCCTCTGTCCTAGTCGGTCGCCGACACAGAAGAATCTTCCCCGTGATACTTCTGTGACCTGTGTTGCGAATGTGACAGTTGTGAATCTACACCACGAACCACACGGCGTGAAACCGTTACCAAGGAGAAATCTTTCGGTGGTCGTGTCTGAATTTGTCCGCGCCGGCGAGGTGGTCAAGAGCAGCATTGCGGCCGCAATGTGGCACGCTGGTGGGGTGAGCACACTCGAAGAATTGGTGGGCGACTGGCTGCTGTTGCCGGATGTCGCCGAAGAACTTGGTCTAGATATCCGCAAAGTCCACGGCTTGATCCGTGATGGAGCGTTGGTTGAACACCGCGTGGGTGAACGCGCCCTGCGCGCTGTACCCGCAGCCTTTATTCACGAGGGGGCACCCTTAGACAGCCTGAAGGGGACCGTGACCGTGCTGCGCGATGCTGGTTTTGCTGATGCCGAGCTGATCGAATGGCTCTTTACCTCAGACGACTCGCTGCCCGGTACCCCGGTCGAAGCGCTGCGTCAAGGGCGCAAAACCGAGGTGCGACGCCGCGCGCAGGTTGCCGGTTTCTAGCCGCCGCGTTAGGTGGTGCGGCGAATGGCTGCGAGGCCTAGATCCCGCAGAGCCTCACGGATCTCGGGGCACACGTCGAGGGTGACGAGCGCTGAGAATCCCTGATCCGAGAGCGTGTTGATCGTCGCTTCCGTCGCGGCGAGGGCGCCAGAGTCGCGCAGGATGCTGCACATGCGGCTGATTTCATCTGCGGTGAGGTCAGCCGCGCCCAGTCGTCCATCGATGAAGCGCGCGGCCTCCGGTGTGGCCATCA from Zhihengliuella flava includes the following:
- a CDS encoding LysM peptidoglycan-binding domain-containing protein, which produces MHSRKEEQRFRPAPPTARGTSSSRRSRAHPSHPRGRDCAVAASTCALALGIAAGGLHLWQQAVPAGAMWLEPRSVDDVATVVALAAAALGLVLASCWLLAVVAAFLGALLLRLTGQRTGRGLTAVAPQFIQRLALTAVGLSLVTAPVAHADPLPPDGTPVAAATISPGWTSTATTEPPESAPEQLRTSPPSPAWQPARPAQQIDRLLGGTARTSAEEIVVQPGDSLWTITARALGSSASAAEVAEAWPHWYHANRDTIGPDPNLLIAGTTLQYPSKQTAAAIP
- a CDS encoding AAA family ATPase codes for the protein MSASVVVWADTIGMSDGIEALRSSVTIARQCDDLLETIALVESGLADAAVLAGPSPDVDAHVIDGLRERGAAVLVLVDDAAERRRLEELGAVCESAMSTPQAIADLLELTLAALPRHQPTAVPAVDHPTHPPEPSATRGQVVAVWGPVGSPGRTTVAVNYAVESALAGARVALLDADTYGASVSAYLGLMEESAGMAQLCRLSDQGVLDRSGYERACPLLHVSGVRLRVATGLPRPHRWPELRKASLERVLDYLRTVVDLVVIDVAAPLELDEELSFDTAAPQRNAASAVVVEQADEVIAVGQADAIGVPRLIKALEQLEEVSPGSVPRVVFNKVRRESVGTHPERQLRQTWDRFGPAAPIRGYLPWEPETTAEALLAGTALAECAPNSSLRIAIAQLAGHDVVPRRSLFAPRRGARVTGS
- a CDS encoding NAD-glutamate dehydrogenase, giving the protein MSTGSSMAERFIADTLTSSFIESYYGHLAEEDAASYDEADLHRRVEHHLELGYQRQEAQSLVTTRTEEGRTVIYVVTDDKPFLVDSVVSEVVRQQHAITLVTHPTFIVQRKEATGELTKVDPIATSAPISSGDTATLPSMSHFLRDADANTKIESWIAVQLGSEKNDDATEALVEGIGAALEDVRVSVDDWQLMRNKVQEIVAELEAQRSRINVDGLGEAAELLRWLDNGHFTFLGYREYSLTQSEGQDALEISVDSSLGLMRRNIPTSRIQQLNALSREHARERSPLVITKANRRSRVDRSVYLDYIGVKSFDDQGNVTGERRFIGLFSSNAYIRSVREIPVVRRKVEEVRTRAGFSETSHSGKDLVTILESYPRDELFQIGTDDLYETVMGILRLQERRVTRVFLRPDTYGRFMSALVFVPRDRYTTNVRRRIEAELKDTFHSESLDFEVHMSESSLVRVFFRIRLTGGGEVPSVDRRELEGRLVRAVRSWPEAVAQVIGEQQPDTAKELTALWADAFPPDYRVAFEVEDALDDIAEFTLLESANHEGPVVRIRPAVDDELERGLSARLKIYVDSTMSLSTILPVLTNQGLEVIDETPYVIRRGDGVELHLYVFGLRFPEGRETENAYELLAEAYRAVALGDAESDTFDRLILAQGMTWRQVTILRAYAKYLRQLGNSNSYEFMGDTLLANPVVAQALVDLFEATFAPDLGDSSRDAAVGEARETLGSGLDQVATLDADRLLRRFENVISATLRTNYFAKGVDALAFKLSPGEIDGAPYPRPQFEIWVYSPRVEGVHLRFGAVARGGLRWSDRREDFRTEVLGLVKAQVTKNAVIVPDGAKGGFYAKQLPDPAVDRGAWFEAGQSAYRIFIRSLLSVTDNLDIAEDGSQTVIPPDNVVRLDGDDTYLVVAADKGTATFSDTANQISEEMGHWLGDAFASGGSVGYDHKAMGITARGAWESVKSHFKQLDHDTQSQDFTVVGVGDMSGDVFGNGMLLSRHIRLVAAFDHRHIFLDPSPDAAASYAERQRLFDLPRSSWADYDESLLSEGGGIYPRHSKTIPISAEVCQALGLEPGTKTLTPPELLRAILQAPVDLFYNGGIGTYIKSEAETHADVGDRANDAIRINGSEVRARVIGEGGNLGLTQLGRVEAALKGVLLNTDAIDNSAGVDCSDHEVNIKILVDRLVARGRLDAADRADFLESMTEEVGQLVLQTNIEQNIMLINDQQRLGSWNSSFERLMDWLEQHAGLDREIEFLPSQAELEQRRSEGQFLTAPELSVLAAYAKIQLTAALTKARIADDSYFDQTLVEYFPTKLRERFGEDIQTHPLKQEIVAMVVANNIVNEGGITYAFRVMEETGATELDVARAFVALQEIYEFHRILDDVHQLPVSFSTEQWSQFQLDTRRMLDRTTRWFLAHVSDQPIAESIDTLRPAVQHLSGKMQSLLGENDAGRVATRYEDARQWEVGANLAKRWSEQFETFPLLDIAQTAQETGLDADELAQVYYTVYERFQIDELLERITSLPRDDRWQSLARAGLRDDVYTTALDIAESALQGSEAGTPEEKVDAWEARQEHSLKRVRQVFDEVNRQERDDMASLSVALRLLRSIVRR